Proteins from a genomic interval of Amycolatopsis sp. cg13:
- a CDS encoding CDGSH iron-sulfur domain-containing protein, with translation MPRDERRVRVVPGGPVLVEGPVEVSTSDGRTVRSDRFVVAVCACRRSKRFPWCDTSHRKRVRGGG, from the coding sequence GTGCCGCGCGATGAACGCCGGGTCCGGGTGGTGCCGGGCGGGCCGGTCCTGGTGGAGGGACCGGTCGAGGTGTCCACTTCGGACGGACGAACGGTGCGGTCGGACCGGTTCGTCGTCGCGGTGTGCGCTTGCCGGCGGAGCAAGCGGTTTCCGTGGTGCGACACCAGTCATCGGAAGCGGGTCCGGGGTGGCGGCTGA